A portion of the Chlamydia avium 10DC88 genome contains these proteins:
- a CDS encoding helix-turn-helix domain-containing protein: MSEHIHQEFVRLGEIFRNKREEKSLSLKDVETATSIRYSCLEAIETGCLGKLISPIYAQGFIKKYATYLGLDSERILQEHPYVLKIFKEFSEHNMEMLLDLESLGGRNSPEKAIRSWSNLWWAGLVVMGGIVIWWLGSALSIF; encoded by the coding sequence ATGTCAGAACATATTCATCAAGAATTCGTGCGTTTAGGAGAAATTTTTCGGAATAAACGAGAAGAAAAATCGTTATCGCTGAAGGATGTTGAGACGGCAACTTCTATTCGTTATTCCTGTTTAGAAGCTATAGAAACAGGATGTCTGGGGAAATTAATTTCTCCAATTTATGCTCAAGGATTTATAAAAAAATATGCCACATATTTAGGGCTAGATAGTGAACGTATCCTTCAAGAACATCCCTATGTGCTTAAAATCTTCAAAGAATTTTCAGAACATAATATGGAAATGTTGCTAGATCTTGAATCTCTAGGAGGAAGGAATTCCCCGGAAAAAGCAATTCGTAGTTGGTCAAACCTTTGGTGGGCAGGTCTTGTAGTTATGGGTGGGATTGTCATTTGGTGGTTAGGCTCTGCGCTTTCTATTTTTTAA
- the rnhC gene encoding ribonuclease HIII, protein MSTPFVTQISPSLYNLLKSRLEEKSFVFSYPPHTIFSARSPSVNCTLYSSGKLVVQGKGSQEFIEFFLEPEILLTFSYQDMQQDLRPRLGIDESGKGDFFGPLCIAGVYASSEDILKDLYKTKIRDSKLLKDSQIVSLARKIRTSCLYRVLVLYPEKYNELYKKFKNLNLLLAWAHATIIDQLAPRPAGNVFAISDQFASENVLLQALEKKHVDLPVFQKTHGEQDIVVAAASILAREAFVSTMTQLEQRFSVKLPRGASTQVKIAGRSILHSLGKDVLPLLCKTHFKTFHEICST, encoded by the coding sequence ATGTCTACACCCTTTGTTACTCAGATATCACCTTCCCTATATAACTTGTTGAAATCTCGCTTAGAGGAAAAAAGTTTTGTATTTTCATATCCTCCACATACAATTTTTTCAGCACGCTCTCCTTCGGTGAACTGTACTCTATACTCTTCAGGGAAACTTGTTGTTCAAGGAAAAGGATCTCAAGAATTTATTGAGTTTTTTTTAGAACCAGAAATTCTACTTACATTTTCCTACCAGGATATGCAGCAAGATCTCCGCCCCCGTTTGGGGATCGATGAATCAGGAAAAGGAGATTTTTTCGGTCCCCTATGTATAGCAGGGGTATATGCTTCTAGCGAAGATATTCTGAAAGACCTGTATAAAACAAAAATTCGGGATTCAAAGTTACTCAAAGATTCACAAATAGTTTCTTTAGCTAGAAAAATCCGTACTTCTTGCCTTTATAGGGTATTGGTTCTTTATCCAGAAAAATACAACGAACTCTATAAAAAATTCAAAAACTTGAATCTCCTTTTAGCTTGGGCACACGCAACTATCATTGATCAATTAGCCCCTCGCCCTGCAGGAAATGTCTTCGCTATTTCAGATCAATTCGCATCTGAAAATGTCCTACTCCAAGCTTTAGAAAAAAAACATGTGGACCTCCCTGTATTTCAAAAAACCCATGGAGAACAAGATATTGTTGTCGCAGCAGCCTCCATACTTGCTCGGGAGGCTTTTGTCTCAACAATGACACAACTAGAACAACGATTTTCAGTAAAACTTCCCAGAGGAGCATCTACTCAAGTTAAAATTGCGGGAAGATCCATCCTTCATTCCTTAGGCAAAGATGTCTTACCTTTATTATGTAAAACCCACTTTAAAACATTTCATGAAATTTGCTCTACATAA
- a CDS encoding DUF5422 family protein, which translates to MNCRELCQKGARIYFDLTFSERVLARHCQNQALLHPKSAMIIEVVVSTILGTMKVFTFPLASLIGTILLPVIFLTKCISTRSIMSNLHYFVAWAMSILVTAFIVTAVFCLIMISPEVVFLMIGILGAVGTSATLLNIHRELFSAMLPQSV; encoded by the coding sequence ATGAATTGTCGTGAATTGTGTCAAAAGGGTGCTCGCATTTATTTTGACCTAACGTTCTCAGAGAGAGTTTTGGCACGTCATTGTCAAAATCAAGCTCTTCTCCACCCCAAATCGGCAATGATTATTGAGGTTGTCGTTTCCACTATTCTTGGGACGATGAAAGTTTTCACCTTTCCTCTAGCTTCCCTCATTGGCACTATCTTACTTCCTGTAATTTTCCTGACAAAATGTATTTCCACAAGAAGTATCATGTCTAACCTACACTACTTCGTAGCATGGGCAATGAGTATTCTGGTTACCGCATTCATTGTCACTGCAGTATTCTGTCTTATTATGATTTCCCCGGAAGTGGTGTTCCTAATGATTGGTATATTAGGAGCCGTAGGAACTAGTGCTACCCTTTTAAACATCCATAGGGAACTGTTCTCTGCTATGCTTCCTCAGAGTGTCTAA
- a CDS encoding sulfite exporter TauE/SafE family protein: MSNVLCTAGQSSFSPPRHQTIIGDRPSTAPSSLLNRLLSLPDRKPCMRYVYDITILALAVIAIIGILVASHGQGLLLFGLIPGFVLGTLGLAMLVSDVAQTPRAQKIADTLVAVCLPFILLGIASALLASAFIASGGSILIVANPLFIMGIMTIGLSLISLHKVTFQHFKTEALVKQQQKIIRFADQSSTPLGASKTIKDEKLLAKKRNKQISESAKYTRLSQQARLASRRQRLYKCHQGNIRLPRRSNAIEKLFSGGYEPDSSNDEDSVQNQKKLTETFSLPTALPSASPDTSLPLTTVPLGSISSPLPISSSKNLDHQSSIIRTPKIEKTKSRTRDQQEEHQKKEEEEASSDEKLKKKKLKRKRK, from the coding sequence ATGAGTAACGTTCTATGCACTGCAGGACAATCGTCTTTTTCTCCTCCTAGACATCAGACCATAATCGGGGATAGACCATCGACTGCTCCCTCAAGCCTCTTAAACAGACTCCTTTCTCTTCCTGATCGTAAGCCCTGCATGCGCTATGTCTATGACATTACTATTCTCGCTCTTGCTGTCATTGCCATTATAGGTATTCTGGTTGCCTCACATGGACAGGGATTACTCTTATTTGGTTTAATTCCCGGTTTTGTTCTTGGTACCCTGGGCTTAGCCATGTTAGTTTCTGATGTCGCCCAGACTCCACGAGCACAAAAAATTGCTGATACCCTAGTAGCTGTATGCCTACCTTTTATTTTGTTAGGGATAGCCTCAGCACTTTTAGCATCTGCCTTTATAGCTTCTGGAGGCAGTATTCTAATTGTTGCAAACCCATTATTTATAATGGGAATAATGACTATAGGTTTATCTTTAATTTCATTGCATAAAGTTACCTTCCAACACTTTAAAACCGAAGCCCTCGTTAAACAACAGCAAAAAATTATTCGATTTGCAGACCAATCTTCCACACCTCTAGGAGCTTCTAAAACAATAAAAGATGAGAAACTCTTGGCTAAGAAAAGAAACAAACAAATATCTGAGTCTGCCAAATATACACGACTCTCCCAACAAGCAAGACTTGCTTCTCGGCGACAACGACTATACAAGTGTCATCAAGGGAATATACGGCTTCCCAGACGATCCAATGCGATAGAGAAACTATTTTCCGGTGGTTATGAACCCGACTCTTCAAATGATGAAGATTCTGTCCAAAATCAAAAAAAGCTAACGGAGACTTTTTCTCTACCTACAGCTTTGCCTTCAGCTTCCCCAGATACATCATTACCTTTAACTACTGTTCCTCTGGGTAGTATTTCTTCCCCACTTCCTATAAGTTCGTCGAAGAATCTAGATCACCAATCATCTATTATACGAACACCTAAAATAGAAAAAACAAAATCTAGAACTAGAGATCAACAAGAGGAACATCAAAAGAAAGAAGAAGAGGAAGCCTCTTCAGACGAAAAACTTAAAAAAAAGAAACTTAAAAGAAAGAGAAAATAG